A genomic window from Triticum urartu cultivar G1812 chromosome 7, Tu2.1, whole genome shotgun sequence includes:
- the LOC125519287 gene encoding transcription initiation factor TFIID subunit 5-like has product MEDEEMERKVQQYLHRKGFRLAELALQEERNRHSTTSLSDVSLSRSDNDPARYHDGYNKLRTWAYSSLDQYKHELLRILYPVFIHCFMDLVSEGHTLEATMYSYELLLQYLQKTQALVMLGIINERIIFEVSAGQPSLISDDADAVALVGTSKDLAKQINQKEVHWGLLEDSVEERMEKALSDSDKTEADSKDADAEDNNKKKSSEGGKQGGSLTKKLKKDKLVGATGKNTKSETSMISAAPRVKPELTLPAMPVEVEQSMLDDLRNRVQLNNLALPSVSFYTFLNTHNGLNCSSISNDGSLVVGGFSDSSVKVWDMAKIGQPAKTSTSQGENGSSQGEHLSSTSEGKRPYTLFQGHSGPVYSAAFSPFGDFLLSSSSDSTIWLWSTKLNANLVCYKGHNYPVWDVQFSPVGHYFASASHDRTAQIWSMDKIQLLRIMAGHLADVDCVQWHVNCNYIATSSSDKTVRLWDVQTGECIWMFIGHRSMVLSLAMSPDGRYMASGDEDGTIMMWDLSTGCCVSPLAGHNSCVWSLAFSCEGALLASGSADCTVKLWDAASSTKALKMDDTQAGSTNRLRLLKALPTKSTPVYNLRFSRRNLLFATGALSLGS; this is encoded by the exons AtggaggacgaggagatggagagGAAGGTGCAGCAGTACCTGCACCGCAAGGGATTCCGCCTCGCCGAGCTTGCGCTGCAGGAGGAGCGCAACCGCCACTCCACAACCTCCCTCTCCGACGTCTCGCTCTCCAG GTCAGATAATGATCCAGCAAGATACCATGATGGCTATAATAAATTAAGAACATGGGCATACAGTTCTCTGGATCAATACAAG CATGAATTACTCCGCATCCTTTATCCAGTGTTCATCCATTGCTTCATGGATCTAGTGTCAGAGGGACACACACTAGAAG CTACGATG TATTCATATGAATTACTCCTCCAGTATCTCCAGAAAACACAAGCTCTTGTGATGCTTGGAATAATCAATGAAAGGATAATTTTTGAAG TATCCGCTGGGCAACCTTCATTGATCTCTGATGATGCGGATGCTGTTGCTCTTGTTGGAACTAGTAAGGACTTGGCAAAACAGATAAATCAGAAGGAAGTGCATTGGGGG TTGCTTGAAGATTCAGTCGAGGAGCGTATGGAGAAAGCACTCTCAGATTCTGATAAAACTGAAGCAGACAGCAAGGATGCAGATGCAGAAGATAATAACAAG AAAAAATCCTCAGAAGGTGGAAAGCAGGGTGGGTCTCTTACTAAAAAGCTCAAAAAGGATAAGCTTGTAGGTGCAACAGGGAAAAATACCAAATCCGAAACAAGCATGATTTCTGCGGCACCTCGTGTGAAACCGGAGCTAACCCTTCCAGCGAT GCCTGTTGAAGTTGAACAATCAATGCTTGACGACCTAAGAAACCGTGTACAATTGAATAACTTGGCATTGCCATCTGTTAGCTTCTACACATTCCTTAATACACATAACGG ATTAAACTGCTCATCGATCTCAAACGATGGATCATTGGTTGTTGGTGGGTTCTCAGACTCATCAGTAAAG GTTTGGGATATGGCAAAGATTGGTCAACCCGCCAAAACAT CTACTTCACAAGGAGAGAATGGATCTTCGCAGGGTGAACACTTGTCATCAACATCTGAGGGGAAACGACCTTATACATTATTCCAAGGTCATTCTGGACCAGTTTATTCCGCTGCCTTTAGTCCATTTGGAGATTTTCTCCTGTCATCATCTTCAGATTCAACAA TTTGGTTGTGGAGTACCAAGCTGAACGCCAATCTTGTTTGTTACAAAGGACACAATTACCCAGTTTGGGATGTCCAA TTTAGTCCAGTCGGACATTATTTTGCCAGCGCCTCACATGACAGGACTGCTCAAATCTGGTCAATGGATAAAATCCAACTTTTGCGGATAATGGCTGGGCATCTTGCTGATGTTGAT TGTGTGCAATGGCATGTAAACTGTAACTACATTGCCACCAGTTCTAGTGACAAAACTGTAAGGTTATGGGATGTTCAAACTGGTGAATGTATATGGATGTTTATTGGTCATAGGAGTATGGTCTTGTCACTGGCAATGTCTCCTGATGGGCGATACATGGCCTCTGGAGATGAAGATGGGACCATCATGATGTGGGATCTCTCTACTGGTTGCTGTGTTTCACCACTAGCGGGACACAACTCTTGTGTGTGGTCGCTTGCTTTCAG CTGCGAGGGAGCATTGCTTGCATCTGGATCGGCTGATTGCACCGTTAAACTCTGGGATGCTGCGTCCAGCACAAAGGCCCTGAAGATGGACGACAC CCAAGCTGGTTCTACAAACCGACTGAGGTTGCTGAAAGCTCTCCCTACAAAATCGACTCCTGTTTATAACTTGCGG TTTTCTCGGAGGAATCTCTTGTTTGCGACCGGCGCTCTCTCGTTAGGATCCTAA
- the LOC125519286 gene encoding peptidyl-prolyl cis-trans isomerase Pin1-like, which yields MAFAAAGKEMGRASYIRLKHGEERREASWKAPEGRVFSATTRTDVAARLGELRDQILVGCASFTDLAAQHSGCSSARRGGDLEYGMNRMGNRCCHRKAPQC from the exons ATGGCGTTTGCGGCGGCGGGAAAGGAGATGGGGCGGGCGTCCTACATCCGGCTCAAGCACGGGGAGGAGCGGCGCGAGGCGTCCTGGAAGGCGCCCGAGGGCCGGGTCTTCTCCGCCACCACGCGCACCGATGTTGCCGCGCGCCTTGGCGAGCTCCGCGACCAGATCCTCGTCGGTTGCGCCTCCTTCACCGACCTCGCCGCACAGCACTCCGGCTGCTCCTCCGCCCGCCGCGGCGGCGACCTAG AATATGGCATGAACCGGATGGGTAATCGGTGCTGCCACCGGAAGGCTCCGCAGTGCTAA
- the LOC125519285 gene encoding peptidyl-prolyl cis-trans isomerase Pin1-like has translation MAFAAAGKEMGRASYIRLKHGEERREASWKAPEGRIFSATTRTDVAARLGELRDQILAGCASFTDLAAQHSGCSSARRGGDLVCMVEPINMQNMA, from the exons ATGGCGTTTGCGGCGGCGGGAAAGGAGATGGGGCGGGCGTCCTACATCCGGCTCAAGCACGGGGAGGAGCGGCGCGAGGCGTCCTGGAAGGCGCCCGAGGGCCGGATCTTCTCCGCCACCACGCGCACCGATGTTGCCGCGCGCCTTGGCGAGCTCCGCGACCAGATCCTCGCCGGTTGCGCCTCCTTCACCGACCTCGCCGCACAGCACTCCGGCTGCTCCTCCGCCCGCCGCGGCGGCGACCTAG TGTGTATGGTAGAACCAATCAATATGCAGAATATGGCATGA